In one window of Thermus aquaticus DNA:
- a CDS encoding redox-sensing transcriptional repressor Rex, whose translation MKVPSAAISRLITYLRILEELEAKGIHRTSSEQLAEEAQVTAFQVRKDLSYFGSYGTRGVGYTVPVLKRELRHILGLNRRWGLAIVGMGRLGSALADYPGFGETFELRGFFDVDPEKIGKPVGRGVIEPMEALPQRVPGRIEIALLTVPREAAQEAADQLVRAGIKGILNFAPVVLEVPKEVAVENVDFLAGLTRLAFFILNPKWGEEMMG comes from the coding sequence ATGAAGGTTCCCAGCGCCGCCATCAGCCGCCTCATCACCTACCTGCGCATCCTGGAGGAGCTGGAGGCCAAGGGCATCCACCGCACCAGCTCGGAGCAGTTGGCGGAGGAGGCCCAGGTGACCGCCTTCCAGGTGCGCAAGGACCTCTCCTACTTCGGCTCCTACGGCACCCGGGGGGTGGGGTACACCGTGCCCGTCCTCAAGCGGGAACTGCGCCACATCCTGGGCCTGAACCGCAGGTGGGGCCTCGCCATCGTGGGCATGGGCCGCCTGGGGAGCGCCCTCGCCGACTACCCCGGCTTTGGCGAGACCTTTGAGCTTCGGGGCTTCTTTGACGTGGACCCGGAGAAGATCGGCAAGCCCGTGGGAAGGGGGGTCATTGAGCCCATGGAGGCCCTCCCCCAGAGGGTCCCGGGCCGGATAGAGATCGCCCTCCTCACCGTCCCCCGGGAGGCGGCCCAGGAGGCGGCGGACCAGCTGGTGCGGGCGGGGATCAAGGGCATCCTCAACTTCGCTCCGGTGGTCCTCGAGGTGCCCAAAGAGGTAGCGGTGGAGAACGTGGACTTCCTGGCTGGACTTACCCGGCTGGCTTTCTTTATACTGAACCCCAAGTGGGGAGAGGAGATGATGGGATGA
- a CDS encoding 2-hydroxyacid dehydrogenase gives MRILAPRLREEVFALLPEGVEVRPLDEPWPKAVDFFIPPFGQEAQVRKVLSEVEVRVVQTLSAGVDWILPLIPEGVVLADGSGIHDAPVAEWVVMALLALLKDLPGFLKAQEEARWAPRRLADLEGKAVLLLGYGSIGRAVEARLRPFGVEVLPVAKHPRPGVYTREDLPHLLPRADAVVLLLPLTPETKGIVDRDFLLAMKEGALLLNAGRGGLVDAEALLEALKAGRIRAALDVTEPEPLPEDHPLWRAPGLLLTPHVAGLSEGFHRRAARFLSEQVRRYLRGEPLLNVVREGY, from the coding sequence GTGAGGATTTTGGCCCCGAGGCTTAGGGAAGAGGTCTTCGCCCTCCTGCCCGAGGGGGTGGAGGTGCGCCCTTTGGACGAGCCCTGGCCCAAGGCGGTGGACTTCTTCATCCCCCCCTTTGGCCAGGAGGCGCAGGTGCGAAAGGTCCTTTCGGAGGTGGAGGTCCGCGTGGTCCAGACCCTCTCCGCCGGGGTGGACTGGATCCTGCCCCTCATCCCCGAAGGGGTGGTCCTGGCGGACGGCTCCGGCATCCACGACGCCCCGGTGGCCGAGTGGGTGGTGATGGCCCTCCTGGCCCTCCTCAAGGACCTGCCGGGCTTTCTGAAGGCCCAGGAGGAGGCCCGCTGGGCCCCTAGGCGGCTCGCCGACCTGGAGGGCAAGGCGGTTCTCCTCCTGGGCTACGGCTCCATTGGGCGGGCGGTGGAGGCAAGGCTTAGGCCCTTTGGGGTGGAGGTCCTGCCCGTGGCCAAGCACCCCAGGCCCGGGGTCTACACCCGGGAGGACCTGCCCCACCTCCTGCCCCGGGCAGACGCCGTGGTCCTCCTCCTTCCCCTCACCCCCGAGACCAAGGGGATCGTGGACCGGGACTTCCTCCTGGCCATGAAGGAGGGGGCGCTCCTCCTGAACGCCGGGCGGGGTGGGCTGGTGGACGCGGAGGCCCTCCTCGAGGCCCTGAAGGCGGGCCGCATCCGGGCCGCCTTGGACGTGACCGAGCCCGAGCCCCTGCCCGAGGACCACCCCCTCTGGCGGGCCCCGGGCCTCCTCCTCACCCCCCACGTGGCTGGGCTTTCCGAGGGGTTTCACCGCCGGGCGGCCCGCTTCCTTTCGGAGCAGGTAAGGCGGTACCTGCGGGGGGAGCCCCTTCTCAACGTGGTGCGGGAGGGGTACTGA
- a CDS encoding GNAT family N-acetyltransferase — protein sequence MDWPRYGRVVLKPFSSGLTEEEWKGLYETFRDPEVAEWNGSSPLRTPFWLFKRFVLAETKRKDRLAFIVLDEKGEYLGTVELYDILPGEQATLGILIGRKDRWGQGYGTEAVRALLAYAFGPLGLKRVRLRTFAHNLRARRAFKKAGFREVGLGPGPKGKEDVYMEVRREDFGPEA from the coding sequence GTGGACTGGCCCCGCTATGGCCGCGTGGTCCTGAAGCCCTTCTCCTCGGGGCTCACCGAGGAGGAGTGGAAGGGGCTTTACGAGACCTTCCGCGACCCCGAGGTCGCCGAGTGGAACGGCTCAAGCCCCCTGCGCACCCCCTTTTGGCTCTTCAAGCGCTTCGTCCTGGCCGAGACCAAACGCAAGGACCGCTTGGCCTTTATCGTTTTGGACGAGAAGGGGGAGTACCTGGGAACGGTGGAGCTTTACGACATCCTCCCCGGGGAGCAGGCCACCTTGGGCATCCTGATCGGCCGCAAGGACCGCTGGGGGCAGGGCTACGGCACCGAGGCGGTGCGGGCCCTCTTGGCCTACGCCTTTGGCCCCCTGGGCCTCAAGCGGGTGAGGCTCCGCACCTTCGCCCACAACCTGAGGGCCAGGCGGGCCTTTAAGAAGGCGGGCTTCCGGGAGGTGGGCCTGGGCCCCGGGCCCAAGGGAAAGGAGGACGTGTACATGGAGGTGCGCCGTGAGGATTTTGGCCCCGAGGCTTAG
- a CDS encoding 1,9-bis(guanidino)-5-aza-nonane synthase, translating to MQKKDLLSTPVVPIDIKAFDAGPILEAMGRTAFQARNLYRAAEIYLKMLEDDAAVILTLAGSLVSAGQGLIIHDLIRKGLVDAIVATGANIVDQDFFEALGHRHYQGDPKADDETLRRLWIDRIYDTYIDEEELRHTDYTIAEIADALPPRPYSSREFIWHMGRYLAERGLGERSIVRAAYEEGVPIFVPAFSDSSAGFGLVYHQVKRPEAHVTIDSVADFRELTEIKLKAGTTGLVMLGGGVPKNFAQDIVVAAEVLGHQVEMHKYAIQITVADERDGGLSGSTLSEAQSWGKVDAALSQMVFAEATLAFPLLASYVWHRAPMRAKRRYADLFRAEVPA from the coding sequence ATGCAGAAGAAGGACCTCCTCTCTACGCCCGTGGTCCCCATTGACATCAAGGCCTTTGACGCCGGGCCCATCCTGGAGGCCATGGGCAGGACCGCCTTCCAGGCCAGGAACCTCTACCGGGCGGCGGAGATCTACCTGAAGATGCTGGAGGACGACGCCGCCGTCATCCTCACCCTGGCGGGGAGCCTGGTTTCCGCCGGGCAGGGCCTCATCATCCACGACCTCATCCGTAAGGGCCTGGTGGACGCCATCGTGGCCACGGGGGCCAACATCGTGGACCAGGACTTCTTTGAGGCCCTGGGCCACCGCCACTACCAGGGGGACCCCAAGGCCGACGACGAGACCCTTAGGCGGCTTTGGATTGACCGCATCTACGACACCTACATTGACGAGGAAGAGCTTCGCCACACCGACTACACCATCGCCGAGATCGCCGACGCCCTCCCGCCCCGCCCCTACTCCAGTCGGGAGTTCATCTGGCACATGGGCCGCTACCTAGCCGAAAGGGGCCTGGGGGAGAGGAGCATCGTCCGGGCCGCCTACGAGGAGGGGGTGCCCATCTTCGTCCCCGCCTTCTCCGACTCCTCGGCGGGCTTTGGGCTGGTCTACCACCAGGTCAAGCGCCCCGAGGCCCACGTCACCATAGACTCCGTGGCCGACTTCCGCGAGCTCACGGAGATCAAGCTGAAGGCGGGGACCACGGGCCTGGTGATGCTGGGGGGCGGGGTGCCCAAGAACTTCGCCCAGGACATCGTGGTGGCCGCCGAGGTGCTGGGCCATCAGGTGGAGATGCACAAGTACGCCATCCAGATCACCGTGGCCGATGAGCGGGACGGGGGGCTTTCCGGTTCCACCCTCTCCGAGGCCCAGAGCTGGGGCAAGGTGGACGCCGCCCTCTCCCAGATGGTCTTCGCCGAGGCCACCCTGGCCTTCCCCCTCCTGGCCTCCTACGTGTGGCACCGGGCCCCTATGAGGGCCAAGCGCCGCTACGCCGACCTCTTCCGGGCGGAAGTGCCCGCTTAA
- a CDS encoding polyprenyl synthetase family protein: MVKPLPLEAKLAAFEEALSELVRSEVLFVRLIHQDLVTAGGKRIRPRLVFLASGAVGGAPFELELALAVELLHSATLLHDDLIDEAELRRGKEAAYRRYGNAVSVLSGDFLLSRLLHVVAKTGSLELVEAFAETARVLAEGEVLQFQVAALEDYSLENYERIITAKTAALMALATEGPALLKGLKGPWREALRRFGLLYGQAFQMRDDYLDLMGSPEALGKPVGGDVREGKATLLTLLLMERFPEVRAILKRRGGEAGDLERLRALARESGVAEEVEARIRERALLAAEALDPLPDSPYKEALRDLALAEGKRLA, encoded by the coding sequence GTGGTCAAGCCCCTGCCCCTCGAGGCCAAGCTCGCCGCCTTTGAAGAGGCCCTTTCGGAGCTGGTGCGCTCGGAGGTCCTCTTCGTTCGGCTCATCCACCAGGACCTGGTGACCGCTGGGGGAAAGCGCATCCGCCCAAGGCTCGTCTTCCTGGCCTCGGGGGCCGTTGGGGGTGCCCCCTTTGAGCTGGAGCTGGCCCTGGCGGTGGAGCTCCTCCACTCCGCCACCCTCCTCCACGACGACCTCATTGACGAGGCGGAGCTCAGGCGGGGGAAGGAGGCCGCCTACCGCCGCTACGGCAACGCGGTGAGCGTTCTCTCCGGGGACTTTCTCCTCTCCCGACTCCTCCACGTGGTGGCCAAAACGGGAAGCCTGGAGCTAGTGGAGGCCTTCGCCGAGACGGCCCGGGTTCTGGCCGAGGGGGAGGTCCTGCAGTTCCAGGTGGCCGCCCTGGAGGACTACTCCCTGGAAAACTACGAAAGAATCATCACCGCCAAGACCGCCGCCCTCATGGCCCTGGCCACGGAGGGCCCCGCCCTGCTGAAGGGCCTTAAGGGGCCGTGGCGGGAGGCCCTCAGGCGCTTCGGCCTCCTCTACGGCCAGGCCTTCCAGATGCGGGACGACTACCTGGACCTCATGGGAAGCCCCGAGGCCTTGGGCAAGCCCGTGGGCGGGGACGTGCGGGAGGGCAAGGCCACCCTCCTCACCCTCCTCCTCATGGAGCGCTTCCCCGAGGTGAGGGCCATCCTCAAAAGGCGGGGCGGGGAGGCGGGGGATCTGGAGCGGCTCAGGGCCTTAGCCCGGGAAAGCGGGGTGGCGGAGGAGGTGGAGGCCCGGATCCGGGAGCGAGCCCTTCTGGCGGCGGAGGCCCTGGACCCCCTTCCCGACTCCCCCTACAAGGAGGCCCTGAGGGACCTGGCCCTGGCCGAAGGGAAGAGGCTCGCCTAG
- a CDS encoding SPOR domain-containing protein — protein sequence MRWLRENWLDALIFLLIALVAAGIVLYLTGINPFARPQAASPPPVPQVQPPSSQAPASPSPAPEEAKPPEPVVMVIPLPQAPSEAVPQPAPAAKPKAAQEAKPKPAEPTQAPPKAPAPGGSYRVAVGAFANPENALKLSRELSAKGYPARLEASGNLTRVVVGPYASEAEARRVAEALKAYGARVYRGEAPAPQEGRLYLQVGAFQKEENALALAGKLKEVGLPVVLVKDGVYRVRVGPVSPEEKEAVKAKVAALGLEAVEVP from the coding sequence ATGCGCTGGTTACGGGAGAACTGGCTGGACGCCCTCATCTTTCTCCTGATCGCTCTGGTGGCGGCGGGGATCGTCCTCTACCTGACCGGCATCAACCCCTTCGCCCGGCCCCAGGCGGCCTCGCCCCCCCCGGTTCCCCAGGTCCAGCCCCCTTCGTCCCAGGCCCCGGCGTCCCCAAGCCCGGCCCCGGAGGAGGCCAAGCCCCCTGAGCCCGTGGTGATGGTGATACCCCTGCCCCAGGCCCCCTCGGAAGCGGTGCCCCAGCCCGCCCCGGCGGCCAAGCCAAAGGCGGCCCAGGAGGCCAAGCCCAAGCCCGCCGAGCCCACCCAGGCCCCGCCCAAGGCGCCAGCGCCGGGGGGAAGCTACCGCGTGGCCGTGGGCGCCTTCGCCAACCCGGAAAACGCCCTCAAGCTTTCCCGGGAGCTTTCGGCCAAAGGGTACCCGGCCCGCCTCGAGGCCAGCGGGAACCTGACCCGGGTGGTGGTGGGCCCCTACGCCAGCGAGGCCGAGGCCAGGCGGGTGGCCGAGGCACTAAAGGCCTACGGGGCCCGGGTCTACCGGGGGGAGGCCCCGGCGCCCCAGGAGGGGAGGCTTTACCTCCAGGTGGGGGCCTTCCAGAAGGAGGAGAACGCCCTGGCCCTGGCGGGGAAGCTGAAGGAGGTGGGGCTTCCTGTGGTCCTGGTGAAGGACGGGGTCTACCGGGTGCGGGTGGGCCCGGTCTCCCCCGAGGAAAAGGAAGCCGTGAAGGCCAAGGTAGCCGCCCTGGGCCTCGAGGCCGTGGAGGTGCCATGA
- a CDS encoding Glu/Leu/Phe/Val family dehydrogenase: MAIPAYRPPDDPGLWDAFLERLEKTLKVAKIHPTTVEYLAHPKRLVTVSLPVVMDDGKVRVFQGYRVVHDIARGPAKGGVRLHPSVTLGQTAGLAAWMTLKAAVYDLPFGGAAGGVAVDPKALSKRELERLVRRYTAELVNLIGPDMDILGPDVGTDQQTMAWIMDTYSMTVGSTVPGVVTGKPHALGGTEGRDDAAGYGVARVLLELAGRRGLPLEGARVAVQGFGQVGGTFALHAAALGLKVVAVSTSRGAMYQEEGLPVEAVLRHYEATGELPRYDLAAEELFALPVDYLVLAALEGGLDGEGAKAVQARAVLEAANFGLTPEAEAYLLGKGVLVVPDLLTGGGGLLAGYLEWVQDLNMFFWSEEEVRQRFAKSVAKAVAEVCARAEALGGDLRTGALALALERLNEATRLRGVYP; encoded by the coding sequence ATGGCCATCCCCGCGTACCGCCCCCCAGACGACCCTGGCCTTTGGGACGCCTTCCTGGAGCGTTTGGAGAAAACCCTGAAGGTGGCGAAGATCCACCCCACCACGGTGGAGTATCTGGCCCACCCCAAGAGGCTGGTCACCGTGTCCCTGCCCGTGGTCATGGACGACGGCAAGGTGCGGGTCTTCCAGGGCTACCGGGTGGTCCACGACATCGCCCGGGGGCCCGCCAAAGGGGGGGTGCGCCTCCACCCCTCGGTCACCCTGGGGCAGACGGCGGGCCTGGCCGCCTGGATGACCCTGAAGGCGGCCGTCTACGACCTGCCCTTTGGGGGCGCGGCGGGCGGGGTGGCCGTGGACCCCAAGGCCCTTTCCAAGCGGGAGCTGGAGCGGCTGGTGCGGCGCTACACCGCCGAGCTCGTCAACCTGATCGGCCCCGACATGGACATCCTGGGCCCCGATGTGGGCACGGACCAACAGACCATGGCCTGGATCATGGACACCTACTCCATGACCGTGGGCTCCACGGTGCCCGGGGTGGTCACGGGGAAGCCCCACGCCCTGGGGGGCACCGAGGGCCGGGACGACGCCGCCGGGTACGGGGTGGCCCGGGTCCTCCTGGAGCTGGCGGGGAGGCGGGGCCTTCCCCTCGAGGGGGCCCGGGTGGCCGTGCAGGGCTTCGGCCAGGTGGGGGGCACCTTCGCCCTGCACGCCGCCGCCTTGGGGCTCAAGGTGGTGGCGGTCTCCACCTCCCGGGGGGCCATGTACCAGGAGGAGGGCCTTCCCGTGGAGGCGGTGCTCCGCCACTACGAGGCCACGGGGGAGCTTCCCCGCTACGACCTCGCCGCCGAGGAGCTCTTCGCCCTACCCGTGGACTACCTGGTCCTGGCGGCCCTCGAGGGGGGCCTGGACGGGGAGGGGGCCAAGGCGGTCCAGGCCCGGGCGGTCCTGGAGGCCGCCAACTTCGGCCTCACCCCCGAGGCGGAGGCCTACCTCCTGGGCAAAGGCGTTCTGGTGGTCCCCGACCTCCTCACCGGGGGCGGGGGGCTTTTGGCAGGCTATCTGGAATGGGTGCAGGACCTCAACATGTTCTTCTGGAGCGAGGAGGAGGTGCGGCAACGCTTCGCCAAGAGCGTGGCCAAGGCGGTGGCCGAGGTGTGCGCCAGGGCGGAGGCCCTTGGGGGCGACCTGCGCACCGGGGCCCTGGCCCTGGCCCTGGAGAGGCTCAACGAGGCCACCCGGCTTCGCGGCGTGTACCCCTAA
- a CDS encoding Glu/Leu/Phe/Val family dehydrogenase, translating into MKSEPLSYLGKDGGPWEIFTEQVDRVIPYLGRLAPLAESLKRPKRILIVDVPIHLDDGTVAHFEGYRVHHNTARGPAKGGVRYHPEVTLSEVMALAAWMTIKNAAVGLPYGGGKGGIRVDPKKLSSHELERLTRRYTSEIGILLGPDRDIPAPDVNTGEREMAWMMDTFSMNVGRTVPGVVTGKPIALGGSLGRRDATGRGVFVTAAAAAAKIGLPVEGSRVILQGFGNVGSAAARAFHDHGARVIAVQDHTGTIYNEAGIDPYDLARYVAEMGGVRGYPKAEPLPNPEFWALPTEFLIPAALEKQITEHNAWRIQARIVAEGANGPTTPAADDILQEKGVLVVPDVIANAGGVTVSYFEWVQDFNSYFWTEEEINARLERVLRNAFEAVWQVAEEKKISLRTAAYVVAATRVLEARALRGLYP; encoded by the coding sequence ATGAAGAGCGAACCCCTTTCCTACCTGGGCAAGGACGGCGGACCCTGGGAGATCTTCACGGAGCAGGTGGACCGGGTCATCCCCTACCTGGGGCGGCTCGCCCCCTTGGCGGAGAGCCTCAAGCGGCCCAAACGCATCCTGATCGTGGACGTGCCCATCCACCTGGACGACGGCACCGTGGCCCACTTTGAGGGTTACCGGGTGCACCACAACACCGCCCGGGGGCCGGCCAAGGGCGGGGTGCGCTACCATCCCGAGGTGACTCTCTCCGAGGTCATGGCCCTGGCCGCCTGGATGACCATAAAAAACGCCGCCGTGGGCCTGCCCTATGGCGGGGGCAAGGGCGGCATCCGGGTTGACCCCAAGAAGCTCTCTAGCCACGAGCTGGAGCGCCTCACCCGCCGCTACACCTCGGAGATCGGCATCCTGCTGGGGCCCGACCGGGACATCCCCGCTCCCGACGTGAACACCGGAGAGCGGGAGATGGCCTGGATGATGGACACCTTCTCCATGAACGTGGGCCGCACCGTCCCCGGGGTGGTGACGGGGAAGCCCATCGCCCTGGGGGGCTCTTTGGGCCGAAGGGACGCCACGGGGCGGGGAGTCTTCGTGACCGCCGCCGCGGCCGCCGCCAAGATCGGCCTTCCCGTGGAGGGGAGCCGGGTCATCCTCCAAGGCTTCGGCAACGTGGGGAGCGCCGCCGCCCGCGCCTTCCACGACCACGGGGCCAGGGTCATCGCCGTACAGGACCACACGGGCACCATTTACAACGAGGCGGGCATTGACCCCTACGACCTGGCCCGCTACGTGGCCGAGATGGGGGGCGTGCGGGGCTACCCCAAGGCGGAGCCCCTGCCTAACCCCGAGTTCTGGGCCCTCCCCACCGAGTTCCTCATCCCCGCCGCTTTGGAGAAGCAGATCACCGAGCACAACGCCTGGCGCATCCAGGCCCGCATCGTGGCCGAGGGGGCCAACGGCCCCACCACCCCCGCCGCCGACGACATCCTCCAGGAGAAGGGGGTCCTGGTGGTGCCGGACGTGATCGCCAACGCCGGGGGCGTGACCGTGAGCTACTTTGAGTGGGTCCAGGACTTCAACTCCTACTTCTGGACCGAGGAGGAGATCAACGCCCGCCTGGAGAGGGTCCTTAGGAACGCCTTTGAGGCGGTGTGGCAGGTGGCGGAGGAGAAGAAGATCTCCCTGCGCACCGCCGCCTACGTGGTGGCGGCCACCCGGGTCCTCGAGGCCCGGGCCCTCCGGGGGCTTTACCCTTAG
- a CDS encoding Ig-like domain-containing protein, whose product MSVEVRVSATGATVTQVTLVYRGETSGSFLLTSQRGVWVGQLPDTLPSGQYALKAEARLQGGGAAISSSEVTFTLDREPPEISILEPPPSPLAHGSASIRIRASDRLSGIQEVFLQQGNDVVARGTLLEADEYRLTLDVGTLREGVPFSVVAKDRAGNERREPLNLVVDRQAPTVVWRRPADGAQVSGTVTLEVEATDNVGVAKVEFFAGSTKLGEATSAPYTFSWDTTGYPDGPVTLKARAVDAAGNAAEATLQVTVANAPEIYWVNPAANGLVAGFVLLEAEVRALRSVDRVEFYFGSSLDSLSKIPGTPTVSGSLYSLGWDVLRVTPGVYFLKAVVIDVAGARSEAVIPVQVGSAFVLDSPSDGDQVGPGANRAIVAVTVGVRGTLPPGVSINRVDIYINGYLAGTAARQTATDGSEVYVFSWDTRISLPGHDPTASGDRVITARVYYTGEDTFTNGVRVLYLP is encoded by the coding sequence TTGAGTGTTGAGGTCAGAGTCTCGGCCACGGGGGCTACCGTAACCCAGGTTACCTTGGTATATAGGGGAGAAACTAGCGGTTCTTTCCTCCTTACTTCCCAGCGCGGCGTTTGGGTTGGACAGCTGCCCGACACGCTGCCCTCAGGCCAATACGCCCTGAAAGCCGAAGCCAGGTTGCAGGGAGGTGGGGCGGCGATTAGTAGCTCAGAAGTTACCTTCACCTTGGACCGTGAACCTCCTGAAATATCCATACTAGAGCCTCCTCCGTCCCCTCTAGCTCATGGTTCAGCTTCTATACGCATAAGGGCAAGCGATAGATTATCTGGAATTCAAGAGGTTTTTCTACAGCAAGGAAACGATGTAGTTGCGAGGGGGACCCTCCTTGAGGCTGATGAGTATAGGCTAACCCTGGATGTCGGCACCTTGCGGGAGGGGGTTCCTTTTTCTGTGGTTGCCAAGGACCGGGCCGGGAATGAAAGGCGCGAGCCCTTAAACCTCGTAGTGGACCGGCAGGCGCCCACGGTGGTGTGGCGGCGGCCGGCGGACGGGGCGCAGGTGTCGGGCACGGTGACGTTGGAGGTGGAGGCCACGGACAACGTGGGCGTGGCGAAGGTGGAGTTCTTCGCTGGGTCCACGAAGCTTGGGGAGGCCACCTCGGCGCCCTACACCTTTAGCTGGGACACCACGGGGTATCCCGACGGCCCGGTGACCCTGAAGGCCCGGGCGGTGGACGCGGCGGGGAACGCCGCGGAGGCCACCTTGCAGGTGACGGTGGCCAATGCCCCGGAGATTTACTGGGTGAACCCGGCAGCGAATGGGCTGGTGGCAGGTTTTGTTCTCCTTGAGGCGGAAGTGCGGGCTCTTCGGAGTGTGGATAGGGTAGAGTTCTACTTCGGGTCTAGCCTGGATAGCCTTAGTAAGATACCGGGCACGCCTACTGTTAGCGGTTCGCTCTATAGCTTGGGGTGGGATGTTCTTCGGGTTACCCCTGGGGTTTACTTCCTGAAGGCCGTGGTGATTGATGTGGCCGGGGCACGGAGTGAGGCGGTGATCCCGGTACAGGTGGGTTCGGCTTTTGTCCTGGACAGTCCTTCCGACGGGGACCAGGTGGGCCCCGGCGCAAACCGCGCTATCGTAGCGGTAACGGTTGGCGTGAGGGGGACCTTGCCTCCTGGGGTTTCCATAAACCGGGTAGACATCTACATCAATGGCTATTTGGCGGGGACTGCGGCAAGGCAAACAGCGACCGACGGCTCTGAGGTCTATGTGTTTTCCTGGGATACGCGAATTTCTTTACCTGGGCATGATCCCACTGCTTCTGGGGATAGGGTAATCACGGCGCGGGTGTACTACACGGGTGAAGATACGTTCACGAATGGCGTAAGGGTTCTGTACTTGCCTTAG